Within Anaerolineae bacterium, the genomic segment CGTCTTCGGACAGGGTGTACTAGGCCAGCTCACTGTACAATGGGCCAAGCTGTCCGGAGCTTCTCCTGTGATCGCCGTTGATCTTATCGAAAAGCGATTAGAGATTGCCCGAAGCGTGAGTGGGGCAGATTTTATATTCAATCCAATACAAACTCCAGACATAGCCATGGCTGTACGGAAATTGACTGATAACCGTGGAGCTGACGTCGTCTTTGAAGTCTCAGCTTCGGATCAGGCATTACATGAAGCAATCCGCACAGTATGCTACAATGGTAAAGTCATTGTGTTGTCATGGTATGCAGGAGCGTTACCTAATGTATTTCTAGGTCGTGAGTTTCATCACAATCGCGTACAATTGATCTCTTCACAGACAGGAGGTATCCGGCCTGAACTCTCGCACCGGTGGTCATTGTCACGCCGGATAGAGGCCGTACTCAAGGTAATGCCTCAGCTTCGGTTGCGTGAATTGATCACGAATGTGATAGATTATCAAAATGCGGCTATAGCCTATGAACTAATAGACAAACATCCACAGGATATCATGCAAGTTTTGCTTAAGTACCGTTAACGACGATTTCTCAAGGCATTACTTCCCTATCCACTTTAGATATCGGGCTTGGTGCCAACTTCACCACTAAGCTATGCCTCAGGAATGGCATGGATTTTATTCCTCATCATCCTGCTTTCATCCTTGCTTGTCTTCAAGAGTTCGTCGCTGTGGGTCTATTATGATGGACGATAGCGCGCAGTGTGGTATAAATCTAGATACAGCCTGCTAACTTGGATTGCATCTTTGTTATGGAGGAAACACAGGAAATGCCCAAGGAGACAATGACGCCTCGTGAGCGATGGCTAGCTGTGTTGACACGGCAAAAACCAGACAGAATCCCCATGGATTACTGGGCTACCCCAGAAGCCACTGCTAAGCTGTTGAAATACACTGGATGCAGTAACCTGCGCGAGATGTTACAAAAATTGCACGTAGATTTCGTTGTGACGGTGACACCACGCTATGTGGGTCCACCAATACCTGAAGACAAAGATGTATTCGGCTGCGGCTACCAAAATATCGACTACGGCACCGGTGTGTATCGGGAATGCATCTACCATCCGCTGGCCCAATATAACTCGATCGAGGAAATTGAACGGAATTACACCTGGCCTAGCCCCGATTGGTGGGACTACAGTGTGATTCCGGAACAGGTTAAGGGCAACGAAATGTACCCTATCTGTGGTGGCGGCTCAGAGCCATTCTTAATCTACAAAAATTTACGCGGGCAGGAACTTGCGTTCATGGATCTAGTGTTGAACCCGGAGATCGTTCACTATTGCCTGGACAAGCTATTCAATCTGGCATACGAGAATACTCGCCGCATCCTGGAACAGATCCCTGGCCAAGTGATGCTCACCTATGTAGCTGAAGACATGGGCGGACAGGATGACCTAATGTTCTCGCCCGCTCAGATCCATGAGTTTTTGCTCCCTCGGATGAAACGTATTATAGACCTGAGCCATGAAGCCGGCGCTTTCGTCTTCCACCATAACGATGGCAATTGCCGTCGCATTATTCCAGACTTGATTGAGGCAGGGATTGATATCCTAAACCCCATCCAGTGGCGCTCGAAAGGCATGGATCGGGAAGGTTTAAAACGCGATTTTGGGAATCGGCTCGTCTTCCATGGAGCAATGGACAACCAATACACCCTTCCCTTTGGCACGGTGGAGGAGGTGCGACAGGAGGTGCTTGACAACTTACGTATCTTAGGTGAGGGCGGAGGCTACATATTGGCCCCTTGCCACAACATCCAGGCTGTTAGTCCACCGGAAAACATCATAGCCATGTACGAGACATGCTATGAACATGGATGGACATGAAGAGACGAATGCCGGTACAGTAGCACCGATCACCGGAAATGGAGTGATCACTTATCGAGAGCCCTTTGAGCGTTCCTTAGTCGGTCTTCTCACCAGCCAGAAAAGAGAATTAGATCTAAACTCTCCAGATGGCTTCAGCAAGTATCCAAATTCGTCCCCCGTTTCAACTCCAACAGTGGAGGCCCTGAAGTGAATAGAGCGTTAGAACGGCCATTAATCAGTAACGGGTTCATGTTATCTACTGCGCCAGATCGCCTGGGTTGGCTGGAACCTACCGATCCCTCGCTGCCTGTGGAGAGGCTAAAGGAACAGTTCCGAGCACAGGGATACCTGTGGCTGAAAGGAATCCTGAACCGAGACGAAGTGCTCGCGTTTCGTCGGCGCTTTTTCGCTGCTTTCCAAGGAATTGGTCTGCTTGCACCAGAGAGTGATCCTGTAGATGGCATCTACTCGGGTGTCGAAGAGGACAAAGAGGCTGCGCGCCACGTTCTGACCGAGGCCGTCCGCTGGGCAGCGTATGAGGCTTTCTGCTTGTCCCGGCCCATCATCGAATTTTATGAAAAGTTCCTAGGAGGGCCAGTCTACCTGCACAAGCGCAAGCTCATCCGATATACGAAACCGGG encodes:
- a CDS encoding zinc-binding alcohol dehydrogenase; the protein is MKIVALEITGPRQISLVEDILPEPSEGEVEIHSLFSGISHGTEMNVYRGDAPMWTMRQDRNTRLFLTADTPQWQYPLRYGYACVGEVTKIGPGVTTVREGDLVFCYAPHQSGHVLSQQAVIKLPPGTDPQTAVLLANLNTTFNGILDADLHLQECVVVFGQGVLGQLTVQWAKLSGASPVIAVDLIEKRLEIARSVSGADFIFNPIQTPDIAMAVRKLTDNRGADVVFEVSASDQALHEAIRTVCYNGKVIVLSWYAGALPNVFLGREFHHNRVQLISSQTGGIRPELSHRWSLSRRIEAVLKVMPQLRLRELITNVIDYQNAAIAYELIDKHPQDIMQVLLKYR
- a CDS encoding uroporphyrinogen-III decarboxylase-like protein, giving the protein MPKETMTPRERWLAVLTRQKPDRIPMDYWATPEATAKLLKYTGCSNLREMLQKLHVDFVVTVTPRYVGPPIPEDKDVFGCGYQNIDYGTGVYRECIYHPLAQYNSIEEIERNYTWPSPDWWDYSVIPEQVKGNEMYPICGGGSEPFLIYKNLRGQELAFMDLVLNPEIVHYCLDKLFNLAYENTRRILEQIPGQVMLTYVAEDMGGQDDLMFSPAQIHEFLLPRMKRIIDLSHEAGAFVFHHNDGNCRRIIPDLIEAGIDILNPIQWRSKGMDREGLKRDFGNRLVFHGAMDNQYTLPFGTVEEVRQEVLDNLRILGEGGGYILAPCHNIQAVSPPENIIAMYETCYEHGWT